In Phoenix dactylifera cultivar Barhee BC4 chromosome 11, palm_55x_up_171113_PBpolish2nd_filt_p, whole genome shotgun sequence, the following are encoded in one genomic region:
- the LOC103719171 gene encoding RNA polymerase II transcriptional coactivator KELP isoform X1, translating into MDAETQRRIEEVVLEILESSDMTTMTEYQVRRTAAERLGLDLSIPDRKRFVRSVVESFLLSNKDEPPQQQQEQEPQEEEEEEQEEEEEEAKKGSRREKEYDDEGDLILCRLSNKRRVTLQEFRGKTLVSIREYYQKDGKELPTAKGISLTVDQWEAFRKAVPAIEEAIEKMHE; encoded by the exons ATGGACGCGGAGACGCAGCGGCGGATCGAGGAGGTGGTGCTGGAGATCCTGGAAAGCTCGGACATGACGACGATGACGGAGTACCAGGTCCGGAGGACGGCGGCGGAGAGGCTCGGCCTTGACCTCTCCATACCCGACCGCAAGCGCTTCGTCCGCAGCGTCGTCGAgtccttcctcctctccaacaAGGACGAACCCCCTCAACAACAACAAGAGCAAGAAccgcaagaagaagaagaagaagagcaggaggaggaggaggaggaagcgaAGAAGGGGAGCCGCAGAGAGAAGGAGTACGACGACGAAGGCGATCTCATCCTGTGCCGT CTGTCGAATAAGAGGAGGGTGACGCTTCAGGAGTTCAGAGGGAAGACGCTGGTGTCGATCCGGGAGTACTACCAGAAGGACGGGAAGGAGTTGCCTACTGCCAAAG GGATAAGTTTGACCGTTGATCAATGGGAAGCCTTTCGGAAAGCAGTTCCTGCTATAGAGGAAGCCATTGAGAAGATGCATGAGTAG
- the LOC103719171 gene encoding RNA polymerase II transcriptional coactivator KELP isoform X2, producing the protein MDAETQRRIEEVVLEILESSDMTTMTEYQVRRTAAERLGLDLSIPDRKRFVRSVVESFLLSNKDEPPQQQQEQEPQEEEEEEQEEEEEEAKKGSRREKEYDDEGDLILCRLSNKRRVTLQEFRGKTLVSIREYYQKDGKELPTAKGIKCPSGHRCWTLYLSKNWG; encoded by the exons ATGGACGCGGAGACGCAGCGGCGGATCGAGGAGGTGGTGCTGGAGATCCTGGAAAGCTCGGACATGACGACGATGACGGAGTACCAGGTCCGGAGGACGGCGGCGGAGAGGCTCGGCCTTGACCTCTCCATACCCGACCGCAAGCGCTTCGTCCGCAGCGTCGTCGAgtccttcctcctctccaacaAGGACGAACCCCCTCAACAACAACAAGAGCAAGAAccgcaagaagaagaagaagaagagcaggaggaggaggaggaggaagcgaAGAAGGGGAGCCGCAGAGAGAAGGAGTACGACGACGAAGGCGATCTCATCCTGTGCCGT CTGTCGAATAAGAGGAGGGTGACGCTTCAGGAGTTCAGAGGGAAGACGCTGGTGTCGATCCGGGAGTACTACCAGAAGGACGGGAAGGAGTTGCCTACTGCCAAAG GCATCAAGTGTCCGAGTGGTCATAGGTGCTGGACATTGTATCTTTCAAAAAATTGG GGATAA
- the LOC103719171 gene encoding RNA polymerase II transcriptional coactivator KELP isoform X3, with amino-acid sequence MDAETQRRIEEVVLEILESSDMTTMTEYQVRRTAAERLGLDLSIPDRKRFVRSVVESFLLSNKDEPPQQQQEQEPQEEEEEEQEEEEEEAKKGSRREKEYDDEGDLILCRLSNKRRVTLQEFRGKTLVSIREYYQKDGKELPTAKDLILLLLYAQG; translated from the exons ATGGACGCGGAGACGCAGCGGCGGATCGAGGAGGTGGTGCTGGAGATCCTGGAAAGCTCGGACATGACGACGATGACGGAGTACCAGGTCCGGAGGACGGCGGCGGAGAGGCTCGGCCTTGACCTCTCCATACCCGACCGCAAGCGCTTCGTCCGCAGCGTCGTCGAgtccttcctcctctccaacaAGGACGAACCCCCTCAACAACAACAAGAGCAAGAAccgcaagaagaagaagaagaagagcaggaggaggaggaggaggaagcgaAGAAGGGGAGCCGCAGAGAGAAGGAGTACGACGACGAAGGCGATCTCATCCTGTGCCGT CTGTCGAATAAGAGGAGGGTGACGCTTCAGGAGTTCAGAGGGAAGACGCTGGTGTCGATCCGGGAGTACTACCAGAAGGACGGGAAGGAGTTGCCTACTGCCAAAG ACTTGATCCTGCTGTTACTGTACGCTCAGGGATAA
- the LOC103719178 gene encoding F-box protein SKIP8: protein MPSEPLMSSRWTAPAPFSLRSLLIAAGATALCCLCALWAFGGVFRKAEAIKNTKKSCECACSCGGGGDSGTTRANGEMAMCGEKRAAAAEKRGQVGGSMMEQLVPEITTHALSYLDYTSLCRLSMTNSAMRRAANDDGAWKALYHKDFTVEQDSITPVNGWKSYYAATKAIINVNAEFYNIIRERSLPAMSRFWLNTGYVKCIHGSGELFTGYTAVINSWALAFNWVQGGAGQGVAFQIRNVRARVLSDMAWVTMKAYVDVDSEPFHVTNVYEFHNKRWHMVHHHSSVMLMDGDPGPHNLFG, encoded by the exons ATGCCGTCCGAGCCCTTGATGTCCTCTAGATGGACGGCGCCTGCCCCCTTCTCCCTCCGCTCCCTCCTGATAGCCGCCGGAGCCACAGCTCTGTGCTGCCTCTGCGCGCTCTGGGCCTTCGGCGGGGTCTTCAGGAAGGCTGAAGCAATCAAGAACACAAAGAAATCCTGCGAGTGTGCGTGCtcctgcggcggcggcggggacTCCGGCACCACCCGGGCGAACGGGGAGATGGCGATGTGCGGAGAAAAGAGGGCCGCGGCGGCGGAGAAAAGAGGGCAGGTCGGGGGGTCGATGATGGAGCAGCTGGTGCCGGAGATCACCACTCACGCTCTCAGCTACCTGGACTACACTAGCCTCTGCCGCCTATCCATGACCAATTCCGCCATGAGGAGGGCTGCCAACGATGATGGGGCCTGGAAAGCTCTCTATCACAAG GACTTTACGGTGGAACAAGACAGCATCACCCCAGTTAATGGATGGAAGTCTTATTATGCCGCCACCAAGGCCATAATTAATGTCAATGCAGAGTTTTACAACATCATTAGAGAAAGATCTCTACCAGCAATGAGTCGCTTTTGGCTTAACACGGGCTATGTGAAGTGCATACATGGCTCTGGAGAGTTATTTACAGG GTATACTGCAGTGATTAACAGTTGGGCTCTGGCATtcaattgggttcaaggaggggCTGGTCAAGGTGTTGCCTTTCAGATACGGAATGTACGAGCTCGTGTGCTCAGTGATATGGCATGGGTCACCATGAAAGCTTATGTTGATGTGGACTCAGAGCCATTCCATGTGACCAATGTCTATGAGTTTCACAACAAGCGGTGGCACATGGTTCACCATCACAGTTCAGTAATGCTCATGGATGGGGATCCGGGACCCCACAATCTTTTTGGTTGA
- the LOC103719187 gene encoding uncharacterized protein LOC103719187 isoform X2: MHAKSKISEMLPRGFKAGKCKTSLKLAVARIKLLKNRREVLLKQMRRDLAQLLESGQEQTARIRVEHVIREEKTMSAYDLIEIYCELILARLPIIESQKRCPIDLKEAIASIVFASPRCADIPELMEIRKHFLAKYGKEFITAALEVQPECGVSRMVVEKLSARAPDVETKIKTLTAIAQEHNCKWDPKAFQEQIQKTNDDLLNGPATFNNKMTMEFSSVNPAPMNESIRKRFENVVTSKPNNFDTLPHENTNTPITSVPVTSYSSPKSSENRSGEKEFKFSYSTEDGALNQSNWNMEFKDATSAAQAAAESAEMACMAARAAAELANCSNVSRQSSSGSQESTVHVPGTLEGSRLDGENPVGEPVTMEENERKSFQGMKPEMHRPQVVQTSTMRDAGYVYDGHETVGNISLSRSLSHSSTSSINDDVSEVDLQKVDMGSYSYSQKMFLEADYAVQHQKNEKVEHADVGSGNVKESKSTSFHRTNALDGDTIWDNPENTTIGESNAALFDDYGSDPDYHSVLGRYSRGNLLDSRMPQQSTEPWSPEQQKSESLVTSARSPFMTEPHPTEYSETKGTLPSQPTDNMPPAYDSDGLSSEDDDEIDQSTCTEVMKPSNLLHFQRGSTKGVPSAGSNHEKTYFSGTKDVERAKINSLSSFPDFNEKNHEEEPSSSNKYWKSSGLSERRNQPSPIYERNLDSPRDSSVDEGETKDRFEMASSPGIKDFELSDESHKSGQGLTWGGLTGGFKNRGYRRPPYVRSPLVDASLPSKQASDDAPSAIEKPVVSNVDDSSASTEVPVQRRYRKGYKESSLRSPMADFNPDSNEQEHHTVGNRHRSDNSSTPPEQGPDVSPITEKSTVSHPSKFLRTSKVPKQEMYGKNAPMRTYTESSSSVSMSYLENNEEEDLESQHSVGRRGNADAKPPRQTIYIPSEGQRAESFSNSRIHAGNLVGKESSKSVQPNSSAQQSSVTPLRTESSTFDGSSETPHADSVQPLIPENDANLKLPSSSREKTSHGSSQKKASHVHPKLPDYDSLIAHFQSLRSNRA, translated from the exons ATGCACGCCAAATCGAAGATTTCGGAGATGCTCCCCAGGGGCTTCAAGGCGGGGAAGTG CAAGACGTCGCTGAAGCTCGCGGTGGCTCGAataaagcttttgaaaaacaggAGAGAGGTTTTGTTGAAGCAGATGAGGCGGGATTTGGCCCAGCTTCTGGAGTCCGGCCAGGAACAGACCGCTCGGATCCGG GTTGAACATGTGATAAGGGAAGAGAAGACAATGTCGGCATATGATCTCATTGAGATATACTGTGAACTTATTTTGGCACGCTTGCCAATAATTGAGTCACAAAA GAGATGCCCCATTGATCTTAAAGAGGCTATAGCTAGCATTGTTTTTGCATCTCCGAGATGTGCAGATATACCAGAACTTATGGAAATTCGCAAGCATTTTTTAGCAAAATATGGGAAAGAGTTCATTACTGCAGCTCTTGAAGTTCAACCCGAATGCGGTGTTAGCCGTATG GTGGTGGAGAAATTGTCAGCGAGGGCACCTGATGTTGAGACAAAAATCAAAACCTTGACTGCAATTGCCCAAGAACATAACTGCAAATGGGATCCAAAAGCATTTCAGGAGCAGATTCAGAAGACTAATGATGATCTGCTG AATGGCCCTGCTACTTTCAACAACAAGATGACAATGGAATTCTCTAGTGTCAATCCAGCCCCAATGAATGAATCAATTAGGAAAAGGTTTGAGAATGTTGTGACCAGCAAACCGAACAATTTTGATACATTGCCTCATGAAAACACCAACACTCCTATCACTTCGGTACCTGTTACTTCTTACTCTAGTCCAAAAAGTTCAG AAAATAGATCTGGAGAGAAAGAATTCAAATTTTCATATTCTACAGAAGATGGTGCTTTAAATCAGTCAAATTGGAATATGGAATTTAAGGATGCAACTTCTGCCGCTCAGGCAGCTGCAGAATCTGCAGAAATGGCTTGCATGGCTGCTAGAGCTGCTGCTGAACTTGCAAACTGCAGCAATGTTTCTAGACAAAGTTCTTCTGGGTCACAGGAATCGACTGTGCATGTGCCTGGCACATTAGAAGGCTCGAGGCTGGATGGTGAGAACCCTGTCGGGGAGCCGGTAACAATGGAGGAGAATGAAAGGAAAAGCTTCCAAGGAATGAAACCAGAGATGCATAGACCACAAGTGGTACAAACTAGCACTATGAGAGATGCAGGCTACGTTTATGATGGCCATGAAACTGTTGGCAATATATCATTGAGTAGATCTCTGTCTCATTCAAGCACCTCATCAATCAATGATGATGTTTCAGAGGTCGATCTTCAAAAAGTTGATATGGGATCATACAGTTATAGTCAAAAAATGTTCTTGGAGGCAGACTATGCAGTTCAGCATCAGAAGAATGAGAAAGTTGAGCATGCTGATGTTGGTTCAGGGAATGTAAAAGAAAGCAAATCAACCTCTTTCCACCGTACTAATGCATTGGATGGTGATACCATTTGGGATAATCCTGAGAATACTACAATTGGTGAGTCTAATGCTGCACTCTTTGATGACTATGGTTCTGATCCTGATTATCATTCAGTACTAGGGAGGTACAGCAGAGGAAACTTGTTGGATTCGCGTATGCCGCAACAGTCTACGGAACCTTGGAGTCCTGAGCAGCAAAAAAGTGAATCCCTGGTTACCAGTGCCAGATCACCTTTTATgacggaaccccatcccacagaGTATTCAGAAACTAAAGGTACCCTTCCATCACAGCCCACTGATAATATGCCTCCAGCTTATGACTCGGATGGCCTCAGCTCTGAGGATGATGATGAGATAGACCAGTCCACATGTACAGAAGTTATGAAACCTAGCAATTTGCTTCATTTCCAGAGAGGCTCCACAAAAGGCGTACCATCAGCAGGATCTAATCACGAAAAAACTTACTTTAGTGGGACGAAAGATGTTGAAAGAGCTAAAATAAATTCTCTCTCATCGTTCCCTGATTTTAATGAGAAAAACCATGAAGAAGAACCAAGTTCTTCTAATAAATACTGGAAAAGTTCTGGTTTGAGTGAGCGCAGAAACCAGCCATCTCCAATATATGAGAGGAACCTCGATTCACCAAGAGATTCATCGGTGGATGAGGGGGAAACTAAGGACAGGTTTGAAATGGCATCATCACCTGGTATTAAAGATTTTGAACTTTCAGATGAGAGCCATAAAAGTGGGCAAGGCCTGACCTGGGGAGGATTAACTGGTGGATTTAAAAACAGAGGTTATCGTCGTCCACCTTATGTAAGGAGCCCCTTGGTTGATGCTTCACTCCCATCAAAGCAAGCCTCAGACGATGCTCCTTCTGCCATTGAGAAGCCTGTTGTTTCCAATGTGGATGATTCATCCGCAAGCACTGAGGTCCCCGTTCAGAGACGATACAGGAAAGGTTACAAAGAGTCAAGCTTAAGATCTCCAATGGCAGATTTCAATCCAGATAGTAATGAACAGGAACATCATACTGTCGGAAATAGACATCGCAGTGATAATTCTTCCACTCCACCAGAACAAGGCCCAGATGTTTCACCCATTACTGAGAAATCAACTGTTTCCCACCCAAGCAAGTTTTTGCGAACTTCTAAAGTTCCCAAGCAGGAGATGTATGGCAAGAATGCGCCCATGAGGACATATACTGAATCAAGCTCAAGTGTGTCAATGAGCTACTTGGAGAATAATGAGGAAGAAGATTTAGAGTCACAACATTCTGTTGGAAGGAGAGGCAATGCAGACGCAAAGCCTCCTCGCCAGACAATATACATACCATCAGAGGGTCAAAGAG CTGAATCTTTTTCCAACTCAAGAATCCATGCGGGAAACTTAGTTGGAAAAGAGAGTTCCAAGTCTGTGCAACCAAATTCATCAGCTCAACAATCTTCAGTGACACCTTTAAGGACTGAATCTTCAACATTCGATGGAAGTTCAGAGACTCCGCATGCTGACTCTGTGCAACCTCTAATTCCAGAAAATGATGCAAACTTGAAGTTACCAAGTTCGAGCAGGGAAAAAACATCACACGGAAGTTCACAAAAAAAGGCTTCTCATGTACACCCAAAACTTCCCGACTATGATTCCTTGATAGCTCATTTTCAGTCACTTAGATCCAATCGAGCCTAG
- the LOC103719187 gene encoding uncharacterized protein LOC103719187 isoform X1 translates to MHAKSKISEMLPRGFKAGKCKTSLKLAVARIKLLKNRREVLLKQMRRDLAQLLESGQEQTARIRVEHVIREEKTMSAYDLIEIYCELILARLPIIESQKRCPIDLKEAIASIVFASPRCADIPELMEIRKHFLAKYGKEFITAALEVQPECGVSRMVVEKLSARAPDVETKIKTLTAIAQEHNCKWDPKAFQEQIQKTNDDLLNGPATFNNKMTMEFSSVNPAPMNESIRKRFENVVTSKPNNFDTLPHENTNTPITSVPVTSYSSPKSSENRSGEKEFKFSYSTEDGALNQSNWNMEFKDATSAAQAAAESAEMACMAARAAAELANCSNVSRQSSSGSQESTVHVPGTLEGSRLDGENPVGEPVTMEENERKSFQGMKPEMHRPQVVQTSTMRDAGYVYDGHETVGNISLSRSLSHSSTSSINDDVSEVDLQKVDMGSYSYSQKMFLEADYAVQHQKNEKVEHADVGSGNVKESKSTSFHRTNALDGDTIWDNPENTTIGESNAALFDDYGSDPDYHSVLGRYSRGNLLDSRMPQQSTEPWSPEQQKSESLVTSARSPFMTEPHPTEYSETKGTLPSQPTDNMPPAYDSDGLSSEDDDEIDQSTCTEVMKPSNLLHFQRGSTKGVPSAGSNHEKTYFSGTKDVERAKINSLSSFPDFNEKNHEEEPSSSNKYWKSSGLSERRNQPSPIYERNLDSPRDSSVDEGETKDRFEMASSPGIKDFELSDESHKSGQGLTWGGLTGGFKNRGYRRPPYVRSPLVDASLPSKQASDDAPSAIEKPVVSNVDDSSASTEVPVQRRYRKGYKESSLRSPMADFNPDSNEQEHHTVGNRHRSDNSSTPPEQGPDVSPITEKSTVSHPSKFLRTSKVPKQEMYGKNAPMRTYTESSSSVSMSYLENNEEEDLESQHSVGRRGNADAKPPRQTIYIPSEGQRGNLTRSIDRPEMTTIFNMENKASQSSFYAAESFSNSRIHAGNLVGKESSKSVQPNSSAQQSSVTPLRTESSTFDGSSETPHADSVQPLIPENDANLKLPSSSREKTSHGSSQKKASHVHPKLPDYDSLIAHFQSLRSNRA, encoded by the exons ATGCACGCCAAATCGAAGATTTCGGAGATGCTCCCCAGGGGCTTCAAGGCGGGGAAGTG CAAGACGTCGCTGAAGCTCGCGGTGGCTCGAataaagcttttgaaaaacaggAGAGAGGTTTTGTTGAAGCAGATGAGGCGGGATTTGGCCCAGCTTCTGGAGTCCGGCCAGGAACAGACCGCTCGGATCCGG GTTGAACATGTGATAAGGGAAGAGAAGACAATGTCGGCATATGATCTCATTGAGATATACTGTGAACTTATTTTGGCACGCTTGCCAATAATTGAGTCACAAAA GAGATGCCCCATTGATCTTAAAGAGGCTATAGCTAGCATTGTTTTTGCATCTCCGAGATGTGCAGATATACCAGAACTTATGGAAATTCGCAAGCATTTTTTAGCAAAATATGGGAAAGAGTTCATTACTGCAGCTCTTGAAGTTCAACCCGAATGCGGTGTTAGCCGTATG GTGGTGGAGAAATTGTCAGCGAGGGCACCTGATGTTGAGACAAAAATCAAAACCTTGACTGCAATTGCCCAAGAACATAACTGCAAATGGGATCCAAAAGCATTTCAGGAGCAGATTCAGAAGACTAATGATGATCTGCTG AATGGCCCTGCTACTTTCAACAACAAGATGACAATGGAATTCTCTAGTGTCAATCCAGCCCCAATGAATGAATCAATTAGGAAAAGGTTTGAGAATGTTGTGACCAGCAAACCGAACAATTTTGATACATTGCCTCATGAAAACACCAACACTCCTATCACTTCGGTACCTGTTACTTCTTACTCTAGTCCAAAAAGTTCAG AAAATAGATCTGGAGAGAAAGAATTCAAATTTTCATATTCTACAGAAGATGGTGCTTTAAATCAGTCAAATTGGAATATGGAATTTAAGGATGCAACTTCTGCCGCTCAGGCAGCTGCAGAATCTGCAGAAATGGCTTGCATGGCTGCTAGAGCTGCTGCTGAACTTGCAAACTGCAGCAATGTTTCTAGACAAAGTTCTTCTGGGTCACAGGAATCGACTGTGCATGTGCCTGGCACATTAGAAGGCTCGAGGCTGGATGGTGAGAACCCTGTCGGGGAGCCGGTAACAATGGAGGAGAATGAAAGGAAAAGCTTCCAAGGAATGAAACCAGAGATGCATAGACCACAAGTGGTACAAACTAGCACTATGAGAGATGCAGGCTACGTTTATGATGGCCATGAAACTGTTGGCAATATATCATTGAGTAGATCTCTGTCTCATTCAAGCACCTCATCAATCAATGATGATGTTTCAGAGGTCGATCTTCAAAAAGTTGATATGGGATCATACAGTTATAGTCAAAAAATGTTCTTGGAGGCAGACTATGCAGTTCAGCATCAGAAGAATGAGAAAGTTGAGCATGCTGATGTTGGTTCAGGGAATGTAAAAGAAAGCAAATCAACCTCTTTCCACCGTACTAATGCATTGGATGGTGATACCATTTGGGATAATCCTGAGAATACTACAATTGGTGAGTCTAATGCTGCACTCTTTGATGACTATGGTTCTGATCCTGATTATCATTCAGTACTAGGGAGGTACAGCAGAGGAAACTTGTTGGATTCGCGTATGCCGCAACAGTCTACGGAACCTTGGAGTCCTGAGCAGCAAAAAAGTGAATCCCTGGTTACCAGTGCCAGATCACCTTTTATgacggaaccccatcccacagaGTATTCAGAAACTAAAGGTACCCTTCCATCACAGCCCACTGATAATATGCCTCCAGCTTATGACTCGGATGGCCTCAGCTCTGAGGATGATGATGAGATAGACCAGTCCACATGTACAGAAGTTATGAAACCTAGCAATTTGCTTCATTTCCAGAGAGGCTCCACAAAAGGCGTACCATCAGCAGGATCTAATCACGAAAAAACTTACTTTAGTGGGACGAAAGATGTTGAAAGAGCTAAAATAAATTCTCTCTCATCGTTCCCTGATTTTAATGAGAAAAACCATGAAGAAGAACCAAGTTCTTCTAATAAATACTGGAAAAGTTCTGGTTTGAGTGAGCGCAGAAACCAGCCATCTCCAATATATGAGAGGAACCTCGATTCACCAAGAGATTCATCGGTGGATGAGGGGGAAACTAAGGACAGGTTTGAAATGGCATCATCACCTGGTATTAAAGATTTTGAACTTTCAGATGAGAGCCATAAAAGTGGGCAAGGCCTGACCTGGGGAGGATTAACTGGTGGATTTAAAAACAGAGGTTATCGTCGTCCACCTTATGTAAGGAGCCCCTTGGTTGATGCTTCACTCCCATCAAAGCAAGCCTCAGACGATGCTCCTTCTGCCATTGAGAAGCCTGTTGTTTCCAATGTGGATGATTCATCCGCAAGCACTGAGGTCCCCGTTCAGAGACGATACAGGAAAGGTTACAAAGAGTCAAGCTTAAGATCTCCAATGGCAGATTTCAATCCAGATAGTAATGAACAGGAACATCATACTGTCGGAAATAGACATCGCAGTGATAATTCTTCCACTCCACCAGAACAAGGCCCAGATGTTTCACCCATTACTGAGAAATCAACTGTTTCCCACCCAAGCAAGTTTTTGCGAACTTCTAAAGTTCCCAAGCAGGAGATGTATGGCAAGAATGCGCCCATGAGGACATATACTGAATCAAGCTCAAGTGTGTCAATGAGCTACTTGGAGAATAATGAGGAAGAAGATTTAGAGTCACAACATTCTGTTGGAAGGAGAGGCAATGCAGACGCAAAGCCTCCTCGCCAGACAATATACATACCATCAGAGGGTCAAAGAGGTAATCTtactagaagtattgatcgaCCTGAAATGACAACCATCTTTAATATGGAAAATAAGGCCTCTCAATCAAGTTTTTATGCAGCTGAATCTTTTTCCAACTCAAGAATCCATGCGGGAAACTTAGTTGGAAAAGAGAGTTCCAAGTCTGTGCAACCAAATTCATCAGCTCAACAATCTTCAGTGACACCTTTAAGGACTGAATCTTCAACATTCGATGGAAGTTCAGAGACTCCGCATGCTGACTCTGTGCAACCTCTAATTCCAGAAAATGATGCAAACTTGAAGTTACCAAGTTCGAGCAGGGAAAAAACATCACACGGAAGTTCACAAAAAAAGGCTTCTCATGTACACCCAAAACTTCCCGACTATGATTCCTTGATAGCTCATTTTCAGTCACTTAGATCCAATCGAGCCTAG